The Musa acuminata AAA Group cultivar baxijiao chromosome BXJ2-2, Cavendish_Baxijiao_AAA, whole genome shotgun sequence genome has a segment encoding these proteins:
- the LOC135605395 gene encoding caffeic acid 3-O-methyltransferase-like, with amino-acid sequence MGFTKEVVQQLSPGEEEEARMLAMRLVTGSCLQMILNVAIELELLEIIVKAGPGAKLSPDDIVTQLPTENPQAADMVDRILRLLAANGIVSCSVESGDDGRPSCKYGATPVCKYLTKNEDGVSMAALCLLIHDKVTMESWYYMKDAVLEGGIPFKKAHGMTAFEHHGGDPRFNKLFNDSMRNHSTILIKQLLETYRGFDDVKVLVDVGGGTGATLHMITSRHPHIKGVNFDLPLVIASAPTNPDVEHVSGDMFESIPSGGDAIFMKWILHDWTDEQCARILKNCWKALPEEGKVIVVEYLLPVIPEPDSRSQGIFPLDIGMMIHTGGRERTQEEFEAMAKEAGFTGFKATYISLYSWVMEFTK; translated from the exons ATGGGATTCACCAAGGAAGTGGTGCAGCAGCTGAGccccggggaggaggaggaggcacgcATGCTCGCCATGAGGCTGGTGACGGGATCCTGCCTCCAAATGATTCTCAATGTGGCCATCGAGCTCGAGCTCCTCGAGATCATCGTCAAGGCTGGCCCCGGCGCCAAGCTGAGTCCCGACGACATCGTCACCCAGCTGCCCACCGAGAACCCACAGGCGGCCGATATGGTAGACCGGATCCTCCGCCTGCTCGCCGCCAACGGCATCGTCAGTTGCTCTGTGGAGTCCGGCGACGATGGGCGCCCCTCGTGCAAGTACGGGGCCACTCCTGTCTGCAAGTACCTGACCAAGAACGAGGACGGCGTGTCCATGGCCGCTCTCTGCTTGTTGATCCATGACAAGGTCACCATGGAGAGCTG GTACTACATGAAGGATGCGGTGTTGGAGGGCGGCATCCCATTCAAGAAGGCCCACGGCATGACGGCGTTCGAGCACCACGGCGGCGATCCACGGTTCAACAAGCTGTTCAACGACAGCATGAGGAACCACTCCACCATCTTGATCAAGCAACTGCTGGAGACCTACCGCGGCTTCGACGACGTCAAGGTGCTCGTCGACGTCGGCGGCGGGACCGGCGCCACGCTCCACATGATCACCTCCAGGCACCCGCACATCAAGGGCGTCAACTTCGACCTCCCTCTTGTCATCGCCAGCGCACCGACCAACCCAG ATGTAGAGCACGTCAGCGGCGACATGTTTGAGAGCATTCCGAGTGGAGGAGACGCCATTTTCATGAAG TGGATTCTTCACGACTGGACTGATGAGCAGTGCGCGAGAATACTAAAGAACTGTTGGAAGGCTTTGCCGGAGGAAGGGAAGGTGATAGTAGTGGAATACTTGCTTCCCGTGATTCCGGAGCCCGATTCCAGATCGCAAGGTATTTTTCCCTTGGACATCGGGATGATGATACACACTGGAGGGAGAGAGAGGACGCAGGAAGAGTTTGAGGCAATGGCGAAGGAAGCAGGGTTTACAGGGTTCAAGGCCACCTACATATCTCTCTATTCTTGGGTTATGGAGTTCACAAAGTAG
- the LOC135604803 gene encoding caffeic acid 3-O-methyltransferase-like: MGFTEGVVQQLSPEEDEEARLLAMRLVMGSCLPMILNVAIELELLEIIVKTGPGAKLSPDDIATQLPTENPQAADMVDRNLRLLAANGVVSCSVESGDDGRPSCKYGATPVCKYLTKNEDGVSMAAFCLLVHDKVTMEGW, from the coding sequence ATGGGATTCACCGAGGGAGTGGTGCAGCAGCTGAGCcccgaggaggacgaggaggcacGCTTGCTCGCCATGAGGCTGGTGATGGGATCTTGCCTCCCAATGATTCTCAATGTGGCCATCGAGCTCGAGCTCCTCGAGATCATCGTCAAGACTGGCCCCGGCGCCAAGCTGAGTCCCGACGACATCGCCACCCAGCTGCCCACCGAGAACCCCCAGGCGGCCGATATGGTAGACCGGAACCTCCGCCTGCTCGCCGCCAACGGCGTCGTCAGTTGCTCTGTGGAGTCCGGCGATGATGGGCGCCCCTCGTGCAAGTACGGGGCCACGCCTGTCTGCAAGTACCTGACCAAGAACGAGGACGGCGTGTCCATGGCCGCTTTCTGCTTGCTGGTCCATGACAAGGTCACCATGGAGGGCTGGTAG